A single Anopheles maculipalpis chromosome 3RL, idAnoMacuDA_375_x, whole genome shotgun sequence DNA region contains:
- the LOC126560575 gene encoding uncharacterized protein LOC126560575: MVFRFCGVQLAKLHQLLLRKHQKLLFTSLLIGLTTATAHWQSNRHPALMNHFHENLRTFPWEISFGAFALLSIGALLSYGLYRHYRCGKERRVRASVQQRYIDYIVLCLMVSVAKAARQHLHCPDKEGLALQQLEEYRRDIEVAIARFRASARKLFQEPPATFANSNAFLERYFRLDDERFGEEILALKRDAGSLMNVPTIKGLLNW; encoded by the exons ATGGTGTTCCGGTTTTGCGGCGTACAGCTTGCGAAGCTTCATCAGCTCCTGTTGCGTAAGCATCAAAAATTGCTGTTTACCTCGCTGTTGATTGGTTTGACCACTGCAACCGCTCACTGGCAATCCAATCGCCATCCCGCCCTGATGAATCATTTCCACGAAAATTTACGCACCTTTCCGTGGGAAATTTCGTTCGGTGCCTTCGCCCTCCTGTCCATCGGTGCCCTGCTCTCCTACGGCTTATACCGGCACTATCGCTGCGGCAAGGAACGTCGAGTAAGGGCATCGGTACAGCAACGATACATCGACTACATTGTGCTTTGTCTAATGGTAAGCGTAGCCAAAGCTGCCCGCCAACATCTGCACTGCCCCGACAAGGAGGGACTAGCGTTGCAGCAGCTGGAAGAATATCGGCGTGACATCGAGGTCGCCATCGCTCGCTTTCGGGCCAGTGCGAGAAAACTGTTTCAGGAACCACCAGCAACGTTTGCCAATTCGAACGCCTTTCTCGAACGATACTTCCGGCTTGATGACGAACGATTCGGAGAGGAGATCCTGGCACTGAAGCG AGACGCAGGATCTCTGATGAACGTACCTACCATCAAAGGATTGCTAAACTGGTAA